The following proteins are co-located in the Flectobacillus major DSM 103 genome:
- a CDS encoding class I SAM-dependent methyltransferase, with the protein MKQIISWTLRNIPRKYLQLVSHFAMKTYAVFLRGNKVECTVCGSTFSKFVPYGRLEPRDNALCPNCLALERHRLMYLYLQQKTNFFKANLKVLHVAPEYCFIDRFEKMKNLDYITADIESPLAKVKMDLHNIPFDDNTFDVVFCNHVLEHVDDDIRCMQEMRRVLKPNGWGIMQSPQDWKLATTFEDKTITDPKERERLFKQDDHFRIFGRDYDKRLEQGGWHVTQDRFVMEMPQQLVEKYALPKEEIIYLCEKK; encoded by the coding sequence ATGAAACAAATCATTAGCTGGACACTCCGAAACATTCCTCGTAAATATTTACAATTGGTTAGCCATTTTGCCATGAAAACATACGCTGTTTTTTTGCGTGGTAACAAAGTTGAATGTACGGTTTGTGGCTCTACCTTTTCTAAATTTGTCCCCTATGGTCGCCTCGAACCTAGAGACAACGCCCTTTGTCCCAATTGTCTTGCCCTAGAGCGTCACCGCTTAATGTATTTGTATCTTCAGCAAAAAACCAATTTCTTCAAAGCGAATTTAAAAGTACTTCATGTTGCCCCTGAATACTGTTTTATCGACCGTTTCGAGAAAATGAAAAATCTCGATTATATCACGGCCGATATTGAATCGCCTTTGGCAAAAGTAAAAATGGACTTGCACAATATTCCATTCGACGATAATACGTTCGATGTGGTATTCTGTAATCATGTATTGGAGCATGTCGACGACGATATTCGTTGTATGCAAGAAATGCGTAGAGTGCTAAAACCCAATGGTTGGGGGATTATGCAATCGCCACAAGATTGGAAATTAGCTACCACTTTTGAAGATAAAACCATTACAGACCCCAAAGAAAGAGAACGTTTGTTTAAACAAGATGACCATTTCCGTATTTTTGGCCGTGATTATGACAAACGCCTTGAACAAGGAGGCTGGCATGTAACCCAAGACCGCTTTGTGATGGAAATGCCTCAGCAATTGGTAGAAAAATATGCTTTGCCTAAAGAAGAGATTATTTATTTATGTGAAAAGAAATAA
- a CDS encoding aminopeptidase P family protein, with protein sequence MKYLPIDSQLFVSNRARLNQLLKPKSIAIFNSNDIMPTNADGTMGFKQNSDLFYLSGIDQEETIVLLFPDSPDPKHREILFIRETSELIAIWEGYKYTKEHAREVSGIQTVYWSSQFEQILTTLVFEADNIYLNSNEHIRNSSVVQTRDAKFIQWVKEHYPLHHLERVAPLMYQLRVIKNSIEIAQLSEAIRITELGFRRLLKFTKPGVAEYEIEAELLHEFVRNRSKGFAYQPIIASGANACVLHYIENSRPCNDGDLLLLDVAAEYANYNADLTRTIPVNGKYTARQRQVYDAVHRAFKFAKSILQVGALWSEYQYEVEKFIEAELIGLGLFDKTDVKNQNPEAPLFKKYFMHGTSHHLGLDVHDVWNRYRRFEAGMVFTIEPGIYIQEEGLGVRLENNVLITADGNIDLMGNIPMDADEIEDLMNS encoded by the coding sequence ATGAAATACTTACCGATTGACAGCCAACTATTTGTATCAAATAGAGCTAGGTTAAACCAACTATTGAAACCGAAATCCATTGCGATTTTCAATTCAAACGATATAATGCCTACCAATGCCGACGGCACAATGGGCTTTAAACAAAATTCGGATTTGTTTTACCTGAGTGGTATTGACCAAGAAGAAACTATCGTTTTGTTGTTTCCTGATAGTCCCGACCCAAAACATCGTGAAATTCTGTTTATTCGTGAAACTTCTGAATTAATTGCTATTTGGGAGGGCTATAAATATACAAAAGAACACGCTCGGGAAGTTTCGGGGATTCAAACAGTTTATTGGTCGAGTCAATTTGAGCAAATACTCACTACCTTGGTGTTTGAGGCCGATAATATTTATCTCAATTCCAACGAGCATATTCGCAATAGCTCGGTAGTCCAAACTCGTGATGCCAAATTTATACAGTGGGTAAAAGAGCATTATCCTTTGCATCACCTTGAGCGTGTAGCTCCGCTTATGTATCAATTGCGAGTTATCAAGAATTCTATTGAAATAGCACAGTTAAGCGAGGCTATTCGTATTACCGAACTTGGTTTTAGAAGATTACTGAAATTTACAAAACCGGGTGTTGCTGAGTACGAAATAGAAGCCGAATTGTTACATGAATTTGTAAGAAACCGCTCGAAAGGTTTTGCTTATCAGCCTATTATAGCATCAGGGGCCAACGCTTGTGTTTTGCACTATATCGAAAACAGCCGCCCATGTAACGACGGAGACTTACTGTTATTAGACGTAGCTGCAGAATATGCCAACTACAATGCCGACCTAACACGTACTATTCCTGTTAATGGTAAATATACGGCTCGGCAGCGTCAGGTATATGATGCCGTACATCGTGCCTTCAAGTTTGCTAAGTCTATTTTGCAGGTAGGTGCTCTTTGGAGTGAATACCAGTACGAGGTAGAAAAATTTATCGAAGCAGAACTAATAGGCTTAGGGTTATTTGATAAAACAGATGTTAAAAATCAAAACCCTGAAGCACCATTATTCAAGAAATACTTTATGCACGGCACTTCGCATCATTTGGGGTTAGATGTACACGATGTATGGAACCGATATCGCCGTTTTGAAGCTGGTATGGTATTTACGATTGAGCCAGGTATTTATATTCAAGAAGAAGGATTAGGCGTAAGGCTGGAAAATAATGTTTTGATTACAGCTGATGGCAATATCGACCTTATGGGCAATATTCCGATGGATGCCGATGAAATCGAAGATTTGATGAATTCATAA
- a CDS encoding glycosyltransferase family 4 protein yields MKILYDHQAFSGSRYGGIARYFHDLMETLSKMGEEVSLSINFSNNEYLKESTVKKPWAYKYIFGFMPTSMLVSRTNRLTSIRAIQKGNFDVFHPTFFHTYHLKHIGNKPFVLTYHDLIKERFNLGHLDNVSRENKQLLLDKASKVIAISENTKQDLMEFYRISADKIDVVPHASTFKSMSPYVNSHLKLPEKYLLYLGTRNDYKNFDNLLQAIVPIFAKHKDFHLVCAGGGKFNEVEVQRLQALGLEKRVQQITFHADNTLFNLYQKATAFVYPSRYEGFGIPILEAFACGCPIILSNTSCFPEVAQDAGWYFNPDSVAEMTARIEEVLLDKALQESLVKKGFLRQNDFSTQQTAQKTLDVYRSVL; encoded by the coding sequence ATGAAAATTTTGTATGACCATCAAGCCTTTTCTGGCTCAAGATATGGCGGAATAGCTCGGTATTTTCACGATTTAATGGAAACACTTTCCAAAATGGGTGAAGAGGTTAGTCTTTCTATTAACTTTTCTAATAATGAATATCTAAAAGAAAGTACAGTAAAAAAGCCATGGGCTTACAAGTATATATTTGGGTTTATGCCCACAAGTATGCTTGTTTCTAGAACCAATCGACTCACAAGTATTAGGGCTATTCAAAAAGGTAATTTTGATGTTTTTCATCCTACCTTTTTTCATACGTATCATCTCAAACACATTGGTAATAAGCCGTTTGTCTTAACGTATCATGACCTCATCAAAGAGCGTTTTAATCTTGGACATCTCGATAATGTATCTCGTGAAAATAAACAACTGTTGCTAGATAAAGCCAGTAAAGTCATTGCTATTTCCGAAAATACCAAGCAAGATTTAATGGAATTTTATCGGATATCGGCAGATAAAATAGATGTTGTACCACACGCTTCTACCTTCAAAAGTATGTCGCCGTATGTCAACAGCCACCTCAAGCTACCCGAAAAATACCTTTTGTATCTTGGCACTCGTAATGACTACAAAAACTTCGACAATCTATTGCAGGCTATTGTGCCTATCTTTGCCAAGCACAAAGATTTCCATTTGGTATGTGCAGGCGGAGGGAAGTTCAACGAAGTAGAAGTACAACGCCTTCAGGCTTTAGGGCTAGAAAAGCGTGTGCAACAAATTACCTTTCATGCCGATAATACCCTTTTCAACCTCTACCAAAAAGCTACGGCCTTTGTTTATCCATCACGCTACGAAGGATTTGGCATTCCTATTCTTGAAGCCTTTGCTTGTGGCTGTCCTATTATATTGAGCAATACCTCGTGCTTCCCAGAAGTGGCACAAGACGCAGGGTGGTATTTTAATCCCGACAGTGTTGCCGAAATGACAGCCCGTATAGAAGAGGTTTTATTGGATAAAGCCCTACAAGAATCGCTTGTGAAAAAGGGTTTTTTACGTCAAAATGACTTCTCGACCCAACAAACAGCCCAGAAAACCCTAGATGTGTACCGTAGCGTACTATAA
- a CDS encoding glycosyltransferase: MTDFRNIILFDLDASGHHPSYLMHLASYHLTQDQPFRLVAIVSPAFFEKYPNIIEQFGLPNNKVIWQSISHEEWQNWQNQPSALKKTFYEWALFCKYASAFEAIHGILMYIDHLQPAILTQQKAPCTFSGILFRPTLQYYQPDSLKERINYIRKNITLRLLLGKKQLVQLFSLDPFAAEYIQQNWNIPKVTALPDPVEVFPPSDIALPTFKQSLGIAANKKIFLIFGFLDSRKGIGQMMDAIEALPDSLADKGSLLIVGNWEATERKLFDEKRKALGIKPKMQIVLVDRFIYDEEINIFFAVSDYIIALYQKHIGMSGVMVRAALAQKPIITYQFGLMGQMVQAHELGISLDIHNKKDLQEKIQFLLETKQSIGDTAKMQAFAQINTDKNYAKTLLKKVYNLVG; the protein is encoded by the coding sequence ATGACTGATTTTCGTAATATTATTTTGTTTGATTTAGATGCCAGCGGTCATCATCCAAGCTATTTGATGCACTTAGCTTCGTATCACTTAACACAAGACCAACCCTTTAGATTGGTCGCAATTGTTAGCCCTGCTTTTTTTGAAAAATACCCTAATATTATAGAGCAATTTGGCCTGCCAAACAACAAAGTGATTTGGCAGAGTATCAGTCATGAAGAATGGCAAAATTGGCAAAACCAACCAAGTGCACTCAAAAAAACTTTTTATGAGTGGGCTCTATTTTGTAAATATGCCTCAGCGTTTGAAGCGATTCATGGTATATTGATGTATATCGACCACCTTCAGCCAGCTATACTGACCCAGCAAAAAGCCCCTTGTACATTTTCGGGTATTTTGTTTAGACCTACATTACAATACTATCAACCCGATTCGTTAAAAGAACGAATTAATTATATCAGAAAAAATATCACACTAAGGCTTCTTTTAGGCAAAAAACAGCTTGTTCAGCTTTTTAGCCTAGATCCTTTTGCGGCTGAATATATTCAACAAAACTGGAATATACCCAAGGTAACAGCTTTACCAGACCCCGTAGAGGTATTTCCGCCTTCAGATATTGCTTTACCAACGTTTAAGCAATCATTGGGCATAGCAGCCAACAAAAAGATATTTCTGATATTTGGCTTTTTGGATAGCCGAAAAGGTATTGGGCAAATGATGGATGCTATTGAGGCATTGCCCGATTCGTTGGCCGACAAAGGAAGTTTGTTGATCGTTGGTAATTGGGAGGCTACCGAAAGAAAGCTATTCGATGAAAAACGAAAAGCTTTAGGAATAAAGCCTAAAATGCAAATTGTCTTAGTGGATAGATTTATTTATGACGAAGAAATTAACATTTTCTTCGCTGTGTCCGACTATATTATAGCCCTTTACCAAAAACATATAGGTATGAGTGGCGTGATGGTACGGGCGGCTTTGGCTCAAAAGCCTATTATTACCTATCAGTTTGGCCTTATGGGACAAATGGTGCAAGCCCATGAGTTGGGTATCAGCCTCGACATCCATAATAAAAAGGACCTCCAAGAAAAAATACAATTTTTACTAGAAACAAAACAAAGTATTGGCGATACCGCCAAGATGCAAGCCTTTGCTCAAATAAATACCGATAAGAATTATGCAAAAACGCTTCTTAAAAAAGTTTATAATCTAGTAGGCTGA
- a CDS encoding CTP synthase, which translates to MSGKGQPKTAKYIFVTGGVTSSLGKGIIASSLAKLLQARGLSVTIQKFDPYINIDPGTLNPYEHGECYVTNDGAETDLDLGHYERFLGVPTSQANNITTGRIYYNVITKERRGDYLGKTVQVVPHITDEIKRSILLLGETGQYDIVITEIGGCVGDIESLPFIEATRQLKWDLGEKNTLFIHLTLVPYLASAGELKTKPTQHSVRQLSESGIQPDILVCRTEHPLPQEMRRKIALFCNVSANDVIEAMDAETIYDVPLLMRKEKLDQRALYKLDIYNDRDTDLEQWKGFLGKLKNPTEQITIGLVGKYVELKDSYKSIAEAIIHAGAVCETKVNIQWISSETLVEPGFESKLAQLDGILVAPGFGERGIEGKINAVKFARENKVPFFGICLGMQCAVIEFTRNVLGLAEAHSSEMNPETIHPVIDLMEEQKSVTNKGGTMRLGAYGCKIEKGSLAHHIYGKLNIQERHRHRYEFNNNYYDQIKAAGLIPTGINTESGLVEIVELKDHPYFIGVQFHPEYKSTVLNPAPLFVHFVKAALKNAIPLIKGTSK; encoded by the coding sequence ATGTCAGGTAAAGGGCAACCTAAAACCGCTAAATATATTTTTGTTACGGGCGGTGTGACTTCTTCATTAGGCAAAGGTATTATTGCCTCATCATTAGCTAAACTTCTGCAAGCCAGAGGCTTATCGGTAACCATTCAAAAATTCGACCCTTATATCAATATTGATCCAGGGACGTTAAATCCTTATGAGCATGGCGAATGTTATGTAACCAACGATGGTGCAGAAACAGACCTTGACTTGGGGCATTACGAGCGTTTCTTGGGTGTTCCGACTTCGCAAGCCAACAATATTACAACAGGACGAATTTACTACAATGTTATTACCAAAGAGCGTCGTGGCGATTATTTGGGAAAAACCGTTCAGGTGGTTCCTCATATCACCGACGAAATCAAAAGAAGTATTCTTTTGTTGGGTGAAACAGGTCAGTACGATATTGTTATTACCGAAATTGGAGGTTGTGTAGGCGACATAGAATCGCTTCCATTTATTGAGGCAACTCGTCAATTGAAATGGGATTTAGGCGAGAAAAACACCTTGTTTATTCACCTTACCCTTGTGCCTTATTTGGCTTCGGCAGGTGAACTAAAAACCAAACCTACTCAGCACTCTGTTCGCCAGCTATCTGAATCGGGTATTCAACCAGACATCTTGGTATGTAGAACCGAGCACCCTCTCCCTCAAGAAATGCGTCGCAAAATTGCCCTATTCTGCAACGTATCAGCCAACGATGTGATTGAGGCCATGGACGCTGAAACCATTTACGACGTTCCATTATTGATGCGTAAAGAAAAACTCGACCAAAGAGCTCTTTACAAATTAGATATTTATAACGATCGTGATACCGACCTAGAGCAATGGAAGGGTTTTCTTGGTAAACTCAAAAATCCAACAGAACAGATTACGATTGGTTTGGTAGGTAAATATGTAGAGTTAAAAGATTCTTATAAATCTATTGCCGAAGCCATTATTCATGCGGGGGCTGTTTGCGAAACAAAAGTAAATATTCAGTGGATTTCTTCTGAAACATTGGTTGAGCCTGGCTTTGAAAGTAAACTGGCTCAGTTAGATGGTATCTTGGTAGCTCCAGGTTTTGGCGAAAGAGGTATTGAAGGAAAAATCAACGCAGTAAAATTTGCTCGTGAAAACAAAGTACCATTCTTTGGTATTTGTTTGGGTATGCAATGTGCTGTAATTGAATTTACACGTAACGTATTAGGTTTGGCCGAAGCTCATTCTTCTGAAATGAATCCAGAAACGATTCATCCAGTAATCGACCTTATGGAAGAACAAAAAAGCGTAACCAACAAAGGCGGTACGATGCGTTTGGGTGCTTATGGCTGTAAAATCGAAAAAGGTTCGTTGGCTCATCATATTTATGGTAAACTCAATATCCAAGAGCGTCACCGTCACCGTTATGAATTTAACAACAATTATTACGACCAAATCAAAGCCGCAGGGCTAATCCCAACGGGTATCAATACCGAATCGGGCTTGGTTGAAATTGTCGAGCTAAAAGACCACCCATATTTTATTGGGGTTCAGTTTCACCCAGAATACAAATCAACGGTGCTAAATCCAGCTCCATTGTTTGTACATTTTGTAAAAGCGGCTCTCAAAAATGCAATTCCATTAATAAAAGGAACTTCTAAATAA
- the yidC gene encoding membrane protein insertase YidC has product MDRNQVTGLLLIMAMLLGYQFFVAPKVEPNQPIEKTQTAKASVAKPAATPTTVDTSALKAAAGDFASAATGIAQEVVLENKDIKVTFSTQGGKVKQVLLKNYKTYKDFAANKNNPLTIFDDSFDKISFELPTNKGNIDINKLYFSTQSKGGIVAEGQTQKVTFTLDLGNGQSIEQSYALAGSGFLLDQNTKLTGLDGILKNQPAKLNWVEEVHATEKDLNENRKATVNYLIAEDEEFDQLAENPTSANDATLEKPLKWVSFKKKYFLSGFITKNTPVEKAQIWGTPNVEDSLNIKTLRANMELSLADLKSNKGQYQWYFGPNDYNYIKDIAPGFGKNVKLSYDIFLPITRYVFVPLFNVLENVFSNYGLLIIALVLIIKFALLPLTYKSYVSMAKMRILQPELNAIKEKIGDDAAKLQQAQMKLYGEVGVSPLSGCVPVLATMPILMAVFMLFPNLINLRQEGFLWANDLSTFDSVLDLPFSIPFYGNHVSLFTLLMTISSVAYGYYNNQNTPDQVGQPIDMKKMAYITPVIFMFVMNSLPAGMSFYYFVSNLVTILQQIGIRKFVDEDKIKQILEENRKKIAAGGGKKSRFSEYLSKQMKAVEEAQKQQQANPKKKK; this is encoded by the coding sequence ATGGATAGAAATCAAGTCACGGGGCTATTATTGATTATGGCTATGTTGCTGGGATACCAGTTTTTCGTTGCCCCGAAAGTTGAACCAAACCAACCCATCGAAAAAACACAAACAGCAAAAGCTTCTGTTGCCAAACCTGCTGCTACACCTACTACTGTCGATACCTCGGCCCTAAAGGCTGCCGCTGGCGATTTTGCTAGTGCAGCTACAGGTATTGCTCAGGAGGTTGTTTTAGAAAACAAAGACATCAAAGTTACTTTTTCGACACAAGGAGGTAAAGTAAAACAGGTGTTGTTGAAAAACTACAAAACATACAAGGATTTTGCTGCCAATAAGAATAACCCTTTGACCATCTTTGATGATTCTTTTGATAAAATCTCATTTGAATTACCTACCAACAAAGGAAATATCGATATCAACAAGTTGTACTTTTCTACGCAGTCGAAAGGTGGCATAGTAGCCGAAGGCCAAACTCAAAAGGTAACTTTTACCCTTGATTTGGGCAATGGTCAGTCTATCGAGCAGTCGTACGCCTTGGCGGGTTCGGGTTTCTTGCTTGACCAAAATACAAAATTGACAGGATTGGATGGTATTTTGAAAAACCAGCCTGCCAAACTCAACTGGGTTGAAGAAGTACACGCTACCGAAAAAGACCTTAACGAAAACCGTAAGGCTACTGTAAACTACCTGATTGCAGAGGACGAGGAGTTTGACCAACTTGCCGAAAATCCAACAAGTGCCAATGATGCTACTCTCGAAAAACCTTTGAAATGGGTTTCATTCAAGAAAAAATACTTTTTGTCGGGTTTTATTACTAAAAATACGCCTGTTGAAAAAGCTCAGATTTGGGGTACACCCAACGTTGAAGATAGCTTGAATATCAAAACTCTTCGTGCCAACATGGAGTTGTCATTGGCTGATTTGAAATCAAACAAAGGACAATACCAATGGTATTTTGGACCAAACGATTACAATTATATCAAGGATATTGCCCCAGGTTTTGGCAAAAACGTAAAGTTGAGCTACGATATTTTCTTGCCAATTACACGTTATGTATTTGTACCATTGTTCAACGTACTCGAAAATGTATTTAGTAATTACGGGTTATTGATTATTGCATTGGTATTGATTATCAAATTTGCCTTATTACCACTTACCTATAAGTCGTATGTGAGTATGGCCAAAATGAGAATTTTGCAGCCAGAACTTAATGCTATCAAAGAAAAAATTGGCGACGATGCAGCAAAATTGCAACAAGCTCAAATGAAACTTTATGGCGAAGTAGGCGTAAGCCCACTCAGTGGTTGTGTACCTGTATTGGCTACTATGCCTATTCTGATGGCTGTATTTATGCTTTTTCCAAACCTTATCAATCTTCGTCAAGAGGGTTTCTTGTGGGCAAATGACCTTTCAACCTTCGACTCGGTGTTGGATTTGCCATTCAGTATTCCATTCTATGGCAACCACGTCAGTTTGTTTACTTTATTGATGACTATTTCGAGTGTGGCTTACGGTTATTATAACAACCAAAATACGCCTGACCAAGTAGGACAACCTATCGACATGAAGAAAATGGCTTATATTACGCCTGTTATCTTTATGTTTGTGATGAACTCTTTACCAGCAGGTATGAGTTTCTACTATTTTGTGTCAAACTTGGTAACGATTTTACAACAAATCGGTATTCGTAAGTTTGTAGATGAAGACAAAATCAAACAGATTTTGGAAGAAAATAGAAAGAAAATTGCAGCAGGTGGTGGCAAAAAATCACGCTTCTCGGAATATCTTTCTAAACAAATGAAAGCTGTTGAAGAAGCTCAGAAGCAACAACAAGCCAATCCGAAAAAGAAGAAATAG
- a CDS encoding GNAT family N-acetyltransferase yields MNINWYSKHFRNLTTTELYQILQLRCEVFIVEQNCPFQDLDGKDFKCHHLMGFDTETQKIVAYTRIVPPGVSYDEASIGRVVTSPSVRKFGIGKELMNNSIDLVEELYGGASIKIGAQLYLQKFYESFGFLQSSDVYLEDGIEHIEMLRN; encoded by the coding sequence ATGAATATAAACTGGTACAGCAAACATTTTAGAAATCTTACCACAACCGAATTATACCAAATATTACAACTCCGTTGTGAGGTATTTATTGTTGAGCAAAATTGTCCTTTTCAAGATTTGGACGGCAAGGATTTTAAATGTCATCATTTAATGGGCTTTGATACCGAAACCCAAAAAATTGTAGCCTATACTCGGATTGTGCCTCCGGGGGTATCGTATGATGAAGCATCGATTGGTCGAGTAGTAACTTCGCCCAGTGTCAGAAAATTTGGTATAGGCAAAGAGCTAATGAATAATTCCATTGACTTGGTAGAAGAGTTGTATGGTGGTGCTTCTATCAAAATTGGGGCTCAATTGTACCTACAAAAATTTTATGAATCGTTTGGCTTTTTACAAAGTAGCGATGTTTATTTGGAAGATGGCATAGAACATATCGAAATGCTCAGAAATTAA
- a CDS encoding ABC transporter substrate-binding protein has product MKKILLGMLLSTFTYFFTNAQSNITEYETQYKKALLFYQNNEFEKAKTAFGQLSNLRFNNPLVPYSYYFNALSAIKLAKIAEAKLTLQNLLLRFPNWEKRADANYLLAQVAFENKEYGNAFKIAEQISEESLQDDIAEMKRYYIAQLQDTKVISTLLAQYPNESVLKERLQNQNASISSTAAIQQFRQTKGYLNFAFLLPVGLADINPDRPRRANQYVLDMYQGAKLAKAQLQKENISVNLTVYEMSNDPDEMLELMNNSYFQLSDLLVGPLYAETNKYANLFCENNQIPIINPISNNTKLLEIFDKSFLVQPSTAMQAQKAVDFVNKQAFLGRNAAIYYTSSNNDSSMAVSYRKLLLDKGYDIVAFEKISSNSEVIATKIPDKKVSHVFLATSDKKAGLAMLTALAKKENNAPLITTAEAFNATSLSATTVAGREIYCIDPEYIDGEKPEVDKFRKDYLAKYGVIPSYYAFEGYDITLFWGRLLNKYGADFKKGLDNLDTYKTNYSLAGFDYTQSQDNQIVPITTFENYKFVLVK; this is encoded by the coding sequence ATGAAAAAAATATTGCTAGGGATGTTGCTCTCAACATTCACCTATTTTTTTACTAATGCTCAAAGCAATATAACCGAATACGAGACTCAATATAAGAAAGCCTTGCTTTTTTACCAAAATAATGAATTCGAGAAAGCCAAAACAGCTTTCGGACAATTGAGTAATCTACGGTTCAATAATCCTCTTGTTCCATATTCTTATTATTTCAATGCCCTTTCTGCCATTAAACTTGCTAAAATAGCCGAGGCCAAGCTTACTCTTCAAAACCTTCTATTAAGATTCCCTAATTGGGAGAAAAGAGCCGATGCTAATTATTTGTTGGCTCAAGTGGCTTTTGAAAACAAAGAATATGGCAATGCCTTTAAAATAGCCGAACAAATCAGTGAGGAGTCGCTTCAGGACGATATTGCCGAAATGAAGCGTTATTATATAGCTCAGCTACAGGATACAAAGGTTATTAGTACTTTGCTAGCACAGTACCCCAACGAGAGCGTGCTTAAAGAGCGACTACAAAATCAAAATGCGAGTATATCATCGACCGCTGCTATTCAACAATTTCGCCAAACAAAAGGCTACTTGAATTTTGCTTTTTTACTTCCCGTAGGTTTGGCCGATATTAACCCCGACCGCCCAAGACGAGCCAACCAATACGTACTCGATATGTATCAGGGTGCTAAACTGGCCAAAGCTCAACTACAAAAAGAGAATATTTCGGTAAATCTGACAGTATATGAAATGTCGAACGACCCCGATGAGATGCTAGAATTGATGAATAATTCTTACTTTCAACTAAGCGACCTACTGGTGGGGCCGTTGTATGCCGAAACCAACAAATATGCTAATCTCTTTTGTGAAAATAATCAAATTCCGATTATAAACCCTATTTCTAATAATACCAAATTGTTAGAAATTTTTGATAAGTCCTTTTTGGTACAGCCATCTACAGCCATGCAAGCCCAAAAAGCCGTAGACTTTGTTAATAAACAAGCATTCTTAGGTAGAAATGCAGCCATCTATTATACCTCATCAAACAATGATTCGAGTATGGCGGTTTCTTATAGAAAACTCTTATTAGACAAAGGGTATGATATTGTAGCTTTTGAAAAAATTAGCTCAAATTCTGAAGTGATTGCTACCAAAATTCCTGATAAAAAAGTAAGTCATGTGTTTTTGGCAACCTCCGACAAAAAAGCGGGTTTGGCCATGCTAACAGCCTTGGCCAAAAAAGAAAATAACGCTCCATTAATAACCACTGCCGAAGCTTTTAATGCTACAAGCTTGAGTGCAACTACAGTAGCAGGCCGAGAAATCTACTGTATCGACCCTGAATATATTGACGGTGAAAAACCAGAAGTAGATAAATTTCGTAAAGATTATTTGGCCAAATATGGGGTAATTCCTTCTTACTATGCTTTTGAAGGGTACGATATTACACTCTTTTGGGGACGTTTATTGAATAAATATGGAGCTGATTTCAAAAAAGGACTAGATAACCTAGATACTTACAAAACTAATTATTCGCTAGCTGGTTTTGATTATACACAATCACAAGATAACCAGATTGTACCCATTACGACTTTTGAAAATTATAAATTTGTATTAGTAAAATAA